In a genomic window of Bacillus sp. E(2018):
- a CDS encoding ABC transporter ATP-binding protein — translation MSILTVSNLTKQFGGLVAVNSVDMTVEKGSITAVIGPNGAGKTTFFNLITGVYQPDNGNVQLGSTSLVGLKPHEISRHGIARTFQNIRLFSNITVLENVMVGLHKQLKAGIVGTLFQTKKVREEEQLAKEEAYHWLEYVGLAKHLNEDAQNLSYGAQRRLEIARALATKPKLLLLDEPAAGMNPRETRELTEFIHRMREDLDVTIVLIEHDMKLVMEISEQIFVLDHGEKIAEGKPAEIRNDVKVIEAYLGKSAVTPA, via the coding sequence ATGTCGATTTTAACAGTTAGTAATCTTACGAAACAGTTTGGCGGACTTGTTGCCGTAAATTCAGTTGATATGACAGTGGAAAAAGGTTCAATAACAGCTGTAATCGGACCGAACGGAGCAGGTAAGACTACCTTTTTTAACTTAATCACAGGGGTATACCAGCCGGACAATGGAAATGTGCAACTCGGATCAACTTCTTTAGTTGGGCTGAAGCCACACGAGATTTCCCGGCACGGAATTGCTCGTACGTTCCAGAACATCCGTCTTTTTTCAAATATTACCGTTCTAGAAAATGTAATGGTAGGTTTGCATAAACAGTTGAAAGCGGGAATCGTTGGTACTTTGTTTCAAACAAAAAAGGTAAGAGAAGAAGAACAGCTAGCAAAAGAAGAAGCTTACCACTGGCTTGAATACGTTGGTCTTGCTAAGCATCTGAACGAAGATGCTCAGAACCTATCTTATGGAGCTCAGCGCAGGCTTGAGATCGCGCGTGCACTGGCTACGAAACCTAAACTCTTGCTGTTAGATGAACCAGCAGCAGGGATGAATCCGAGAGAAACGCGTGAGTTAACGGAGTTTATCCATCGAATGAGAGAGGACTTGGATGTAACGATCGTATTAATCGAACATGATATGAAGCTAGTCATGGAGATATCTGAACAGATCTTTGTATTGGATCATGGCGAAAAGATCGCTGAAGGAAAGCCTGCTGAAATCCGTAATGATGTAAAAGTGATTGAAGCTTATCTTGGAAAAAGTGCCGTAACACCAGCGTAA
- a CDS encoding DUF6376 family protein, whose product MKKTILAVLLSFSVLTGCSAVEDVTNGINYVPEATEYINEVQQFSKEIPSLAEKAVSDQNARVELEKALEEMNTTIEEFNELSPPSVFEDIHNQVMEHNQTFQDGIDKYLTAVENGELTPDFLEQSGLLDDVKVYTDLLNDIKQLGE is encoded by the coding sequence ATGAAAAAGACAATATTGGCTGTACTTTTATCGTTTAGTGTTCTTACAGGGTGTTCAGCGGTGGAAGACGTAACGAACGGAATTAATTATGTACCTGAAGCAACTGAATATATAAACGAAGTGCAACAATTTTCAAAAGAGATTCCTTCGTTAGCAGAGAAAGCTGTCTCAGATCAAAATGCACGTGTTGAGTTAGAAAAGGCACTTGAAGAAATGAATACTACGATTGAAGAATTTAATGAATTATCCCCACCTTCTGTATTTGAAGATATTCATAATCAGGTGATGGAACATAATCAAACGTTCCAAGATGGAATTGATAAGTACCTAACAGCTGTAGAGAACGGAGAACTAACTCCTGACTTTTTGGAACAGAGTGGGTTGTTAGATGATGTCAAAGTATACACTGACTTATTAAACGATATTAAGCAATTAGGCGAGTAA
- a CDS encoding secondary thiamine-phosphate synthase enzyme YjbQ, with translation MAQVFTIQTHQRDEMYEITSTLEAYLEEQRVNDGVMYIYCPHTTAGITINENADPDVVHDMLMRLDEVYPWEHPKYRHAEGNSASHLKASTVGSSQVVFIQNGKLLLGTWQGVYFCEFDGPRTRKYHVKILNK, from the coding sequence TTGGCACAAGTATTTACGATACAAACGCATCAAAGAGATGAGATGTATGAAATTACGAGTACATTGGAGGCCTATCTGGAAGAACAGCGCGTAAACGATGGTGTGATGTACATATACTGTCCGCATACGACAGCAGGAATAACAATTAACGAGAATGCAGACCCAGATGTTGTTCATGATATGCTTATGCGCTTGGACGAGGTCTATCCGTGGGAACACCCAAAGTATCGTCATGCTGAAGGAAACTCAGCTTCCCATCTTAAAGCAAGTACCGTTGGTTCTTCGCAAGTGGTGTTTATTCAGAACGGTAAGCTTCTCTTAGGAACTTGGCAAGGTGTTTATTTTTGTGAGTTTGATGGTCCACGAACACGAAAGTACCATGTGAAAATTTTGAACAAATAA
- a CDS encoding GlsB/YeaQ/YmgE family stress response membrane protein has translation MSLLWALIIGGIIGWLAGLLTGRDVPGGIIGNIIAGFVGAWLGGLLLGDWGPMVAGFAIVPAIIGAVVVVLIVSFIMRSMRSRA, from the coding sequence ATGAGTTTATTATGGGCACTTATAATTGGAGGAATCATCGGTTGGTTAGCAGGTCTTTTAACAGGGCGTGACGTACCAGGCGGAATCATCGGTAACATCATCGCAGGTTTTGTTGGTGCATGGTTAGGTGGATTATTATTAGGTGATTGGGGACCAATGGTAGCAGGATTTGCAATCGTTCCAGCTATTATCGGTGCAGTTGTAGTAGTACTTATCGTAAGCTTTATCATGCGCAGTATGCGTAGCCGTGCTTAA
- a CDS encoding Bax inhibitor-1/YccA family protein — MRSANPALKGSTFDKFRGTSFSKKMTLSGTVNKTFILLLILMASAIFSWYQYNLGNPIGHLIVIGLVGGLVTALIVAFVPKTAPLLAPVYAALEGLAVGGISANYEAQFNGITLQAVALTFGTLFALLLAYMFRIIKVTQNFRLIVFSATMGIMLVYLTSFILGFFGMSVPYLHSTGPIGIGISLFIVVIAALNLVLDFDFIEYGADRGAPKYMEWYGAFGLMVTLIWLYFEILHLLAKLRRN, encoded by the coding sequence TTGAGAAGTGCGAATCCTGCTTTAAAAGGCTCTACTTTTGATAAATTCAGGGGGACGTCTTTTAGCAAGAAAATGACTTTATCAGGAACAGTAAACAAAACGTTTATTCTTCTGCTTATCTTGATGGCATCTGCAATATTTTCTTGGTATCAATACAACTTAGGTAACCCGATCGGTCATTTAATCGTGATTGGTTTGGTCGGAGGCTTGGTCACGGCATTAATCGTTGCATTCGTACCTAAAACAGCACCATTACTTGCACCGGTATATGCCGCACTGGAAGGTCTTGCGGTAGGTGGAATATCAGCCAACTATGAGGCTCAATTTAATGGTATTACATTACAAGCTGTTGCTTTAACTTTTGGAACGTTGTTTGCCTTGTTACTCGCATATATGTTTAGGATCATAAAAGTGACTCAGAATTTCCGATTGATTGTTTTTTCAGCGACTATGGGAATCATGCTTGTTTATCTCACCAGTTTTATTTTAGGTTTTTTCGGAATGAGTGTTCCTTATCTACACAGCACAGGTCCGATCGGGATTGGAATTTCCCTATTTATTGTAGTGATTGCTGCACTTAATTTAGTTTTGGATTTTGATTTTATTGAATATGGAGCAGATCGTGGGGCGCCTAAATACATGGAATGGTACGGTGCCTTCGGACTTATGGTTACGTTAATCTGGCTGTACTTTGAAATTTTACATCTACTTGCTAAATTAAGAAGAAACTAA
- the rsgA gene encoding ribosome small subunit-dependent GTPase A: MNLKSLGWNQTFEESFKTYENQNLVPGRISVEHKGLYSVLTEQGELLGEVTGKIRFNAAGRHDFPAVGDWVAVQAIPQEGKAYVHGILPRKSKFSRKAAGLTTDEQIVATNVDTVFLVNALNQDFNLRRLERYLLMAWESGATPVIVLSKADLCDDVQKFVDEVETIAFGVPTFAVSAETGSGLDDLAAYISEGETVALLGSSGVGKSTLANKLFGSEVLKTNVIREEDGKGKHTTTHRELLVLDRGGILIDTPGMRELQLWEGDNSLGQSFQDVEGYAEQCRFRDCTHQNEPGCKVQEAIETGELKEERYNSYVKLQRELAYFARKEDQRLANAERAKWKKLAGDRTRVHRK, from the coding sequence TTGAATTTAAAATCACTAGGTTGGAATCAAACATTTGAAGAATCGTTTAAAACATATGAAAATCAAAATCTTGTTCCAGGAAGAATAAGTGTAGAGCATAAAGGACTTTATAGTGTTCTAACGGAGCAAGGTGAATTATTAGGTGAAGTTACAGGGAAGATTCGTTTTAATGCTGCGGGACGTCATGATTTCCCAGCAGTTGGAGATTGGGTAGCTGTTCAGGCTATCCCACAAGAAGGAAAAGCTTACGTTCACGGAATCCTGCCGCGCAAAAGTAAGTTTTCTCGCAAAGCAGCCGGCTTAACAACAGATGAACAAATTGTTGCGACAAACGTAGATACGGTCTTTTTAGTAAATGCTTTAAATCAAGACTTTAATCTTCGCAGACTCGAGCGCTATCTGTTAATGGCTTGGGAAAGTGGTGCGACTCCCGTTATCGTTTTAAGCAAGGCGGATCTTTGTGATGATGTTCAAAAATTTGTAGATGAAGTGGAAACTATTGCGTTTGGAGTTCCAACATTTGCAGTTAGTGCAGAAACGGGTTCGGGTCTTGATGATCTGGCAGCTTATATATCAGAAGGAGAAACCGTTGCTCTATTAGGTTCCTCAGGTGTTGGAAAATCAACACTTGCAAACAAACTTTTTGGGTCAGAGGTATTGAAAACGAACGTTATTCGTGAAGAAGATGGAAAAGGAAAGCATACGACTACACATCGTGAACTTCTTGTACTTGACCGTGGTGGAATCTTAATCGATACTCCGGGAATGAGAGAACTTCAATTGTGGGAAGGCGACAATAGCTTAGGCCAAAGTTTTCAAGATGTTGAAGGGTATGCAGAGCAATGCCGTTTTCGAGATTGTACACATCAAAACGAACCAGGGTGCAAGGTGCAGGAAGCGATTGAAACAGGTGAGCTAAAGGAAGAACGCTATAACAGTTATGTAAAACTTCAGCGTGAGTTAGCGTACTTTGCTCGTAAAGAGGATCAGAGATTAGCGAATGCTGAAAGAGCTAAATGGAAAAAACTCGCTGGTGACCGAACACGCGTTCATCGTAAATAA
- a CDS encoding branched-chain amino acid ABC transporter permease codes for MNKLTSKLKGNKLAQIILLVLYVLITSLSLYLAQASVTAFLLLLFSLLLLYYTELPDRLKWLIAGVVLIGVIPFVSSTGPGYQSYMEVATVVGIYVAMALGLNIVVGLAGLLDLGFVAFFAIGAYTYGIFATGQAANFMPFGTFPLSGESFWIFILIGCFVAALFGVLLGIPVLRVKGDYLAIVTLGFGEIIRIVFNNLDKPVNITNGAMGLASVKPPEIFGYQFVYPNQFYFIVLAILFLVILAVRRFEFSKIGRSWKAVRENEIAAQSMGIHLVRTKLLAFAIGASFSGMMGVVFAAKQTFVDPTSFTLLESITILVMVILGGMGSVPGVILGAAVITILNLQVLTEVTNYLNQLSLDGVISFPEALAPAKMQRFIFGAILIIFAIYRPQGLIPSKNPVFDEESLKEGSKKHRKEQITVEPDKGFQA; via the coding sequence ATGAATAAGCTGACAAGTAAACTAAAAGGCAACAAGCTGGCCCAAATTATTCTGCTCGTCCTTTATGTACTGATTACCTCGTTGAGCCTATATCTTGCTCAGGCATCTGTAACCGCTTTTCTGTTGCTGTTGTTCTCATTATTGCTTCTGTACTATACAGAGTTGCCAGACCGGCTAAAATGGTTGATCGCAGGGGTCGTCCTTATCGGCGTAATCCCTTTTGTATCAAGCACCGGACCAGGTTATCAATCTTACATGGAAGTCGCTACAGTTGTTGGTATCTATGTAGCGATGGCATTGGGGTTAAATATTGTTGTTGGTTTAGCAGGTTTACTAGACCTCGGGTTCGTAGCTTTCTTTGCAATTGGGGCATATACGTATGGAATCTTTGCAACAGGACAAGCTGCTAACTTTATGCCATTCGGAACGTTCCCTTTATCGGGTGAGAGCTTTTGGATCTTTATTTTAATCGGATGCTTTGTAGCTGCACTTTTTGGTGTTTTATTAGGTATTCCTGTACTTCGTGTAAAAGGAGACTACTTAGCGATCGTTACGCTTGGTTTCGGTGAGATCATTAGAATTGTATTTAATAACCTTGATAAGCCGGTGAACATTACGAATGGAGCAATGGGACTAGCTTCTGTTAAACCTCCAGAGATCTTCGGTTATCAGTTTGTTTATCCGAATCAATTCTATTTTATTGTTCTTGCTATCTTGTTTCTTGTCATTCTGGCCGTTAGAAGATTTGAGTTCTCAAAAATCGGCCGATCTTGGAAAGCCGTTAGAGAAAACGAGATTGCAGCACAATCGATGGGTATCCACCTTGTGCGTACGAAGCTTTTAGCATTTGCCATCGGAGCTTCTTTTTCAGGAATGATGGGAGTTGTCTTTGCAGCGAAACAAACATTCGTTGATCCGACGAGTTTTACGTTACTAGAGTCTATCACCATCCTTGTAATGGTTATCTTAGGAGGGATGGGTAGTGTGCCAGGTGTAATCCTTGGTGCAGCAGTGATTACCATTCTAAATCTACAAGTACTTACAGAGGTTACAAATTACTTAAATCAATTGAGTCTTGATGGTGTGATTAGCTTTCCAGAAGCACTTGCTCCAGCAAAAATGCAACGATTTATCTTTGGAGCAATTTTAATCATCTTTGCCATCTATCGCCCTCAAGGGTTGATACCATCTAAAAATCCTGTGTTTGATGAAGAGTCTCTTAAAGAGGGATCTAAGAAACACAGAAAAGAACAGATTACGGTTGAACCTGACAAAGGATTTCAGGCATAG
- a CDS encoding SDR family oxidoreductase, whose protein sequence is MNIFLTGATGFLGGRLIQNLAREGHTLYVLARNLQKAEQLLHKTADSNGVIHIIQGDITAPHLGMTKEAEQELADKMDVFYHMAALVKFDLDLKDELFQINYTGTQHALQAAKKMGVSHFYYVSTAYTLGKNEYAKEELHSMNNAFNNPYEESKCKAEHLCMEFKGSFDVSILRPAIIIGDSKTGEADSKFTLYGLLRSLEVFKKRFQRKGMGDRVFHLLCEEGSTQNLVPVDYVADVLSGVLKKGRETKIYHITNNNPPLSADVFQIMREKAGLELFKLAPYDYEPSLNEEEKLLNSVIDVYKNYLNRNITFDDSNTQQMLEEIKASPLQMDMPMIKRIIEGYQNASVQK, encoded by the coding sequence ATGAATATATTTTTAACTGGAGCAACTGGTTTTCTAGGTGGTCGCTTAATTCAAAATCTGGCGCGTGAAGGTCATACACTTTATGTGTTAGCGCGAAACTTACAAAAAGCTGAACAGCTTCTTCATAAGACAGCTGATTCAAACGGCGTTATTCATATTATTCAAGGGGATATCACAGCTCCTCACTTAGGAATGACGAAGGAAGCGGAGCAAGAGCTTGCAGATAAAATGGATGTATTTTATCATATGGCTGCCCTTGTGAAATTTGACTTGGACCTTAAAGATGAACTTTTTCAAATAAATTATACAGGTACTCAACATGCACTTCAGGCTGCAAAGAAAATGGGTGTATCGCATTTCTATTATGTAAGCACCGCTTATACTCTTGGCAAAAACGAATATGCCAAAGAAGAATTGCACAGTATGAACAATGCCTTTAACAATCCTTATGAAGAAAGCAAGTGTAAAGCAGAGCACTTATGTATGGAGTTTAAAGGTAGTTTTGACGTAAGTATCCTAAGACCTGCGATTATTATTGGTGACTCTAAAACAGGAGAAGCGGACTCTAAGTTTACGCTGTATGGTTTACTCCGAAGCCTTGAAGTCTTTAAGAAAAGGTTTCAGAGAAAAGGAATGGGAGATCGCGTGTTTCACTTATTGTGTGAAGAAGGCAGTACGCAGAATCTTGTTCCTGTCGATTATGTAGCAGATGTATTATCAGGTGTATTAAAAAAGGGAAGAGAAACGAAGATCTATCATATTACAAATAACAATCCGCCACTTAGTGCAGATGTTTTTCAGATTATGAGGGAAAAAGCAGGACTCGAACTCTTTAAGCTTGCTCCTTATGATTATGAGCCTTCTTTAAATGAAGAAGAAAAGCTTCTGAACAGCGTGATTGATGTTTATAAAAATTACTTGAACAGGAATATTACGTTTGATGACAGCAACACTCAACAAATGTTAGAAGAAATAAAAGCTTCACCCCTTCAGATGGACATGCCTATGATCAAACGAATCATTGAGGGATATCAGAACGCTTCTGTCCAAAAATAA
- a CDS encoding GNAT family N-acetyltransferase, producing MGEIRQLSSEQEVRDAFPVMNQLRTHLSEDLFYELFLQMEKEGYTLFANIHEGKIVALAGFAMLTNLYDGKHIYLYDLITDSNERSKGYGEELLAFLESFALQNNCNCVVLSSNVNRLDAHRFYTDKMNYEMPSYVFKKRF from the coding sequence ATGGGTGAAATTCGTCAATTATCATCAGAACAAGAAGTGCGTGATGCTTTTCCGGTTATGAATCAGCTTCGCACACATCTTTCAGAAGACCTTTTCTATGAATTATTTTTACAGATGGAGAAAGAAGGCTACACGCTGTTTGCCAATATTCATGAAGGGAAAATCGTGGCTTTGGCAGGTTTCGCTATGCTGACCAATCTTTATGACGGCAAGCATATTTATCTGTACGATCTGATCACTGATTCCAACGAACGATCAAAAGGATATGGTGAGGAACTTTTAGCATTTTTGGAATCTTTTGCTCTTCAAAATAACTGTAACTGTGTTGTGTTAAGTTCGAATGTGAACCGTTTAGACGCTCATCGTTTTTATACAGATAAGATGAATTATGAGATGCCGAGCTATGTGTTTAAAAAGAGATTTTAA
- a CDS encoding ABC transporter ATP-binding protein, which yields MSILQLNDINTYYGGIHALKGISISVEKGEIVTLIGSNGAGKSTTLKTISGQVLPKTGSVIYEGKDISKQPAHITAQTGIAHVPEGRRIFPRLTVKENLEMGAFIVKDKKVIKERMEQVFDYFPRLRERLTQKGGTMSGGEQQMLAMGRALMSMPRLLLLDEPSMGLAPVIVEQIFDIISDLNKEGMTILLVEQNAFQALQIANRGYVLQTGEIVMAGQGNELITNESVREAYLA from the coding sequence ATGAGTATTCTGCAATTAAATGATATTAACACATATTACGGTGGTATCCATGCGCTAAAAGGTATTAGTATTTCTGTAGAAAAAGGGGAAATCGTTACATTAATCGGATCGAACGGTGCAGGGAAATCTACGACTTTAAAAACGATCAGTGGACAGGTTCTGCCGAAAACAGGTTCTGTTATCTACGAAGGAAAAGATATTTCAAAACAACCTGCTCATATTACTGCTCAAACGGGTATTGCACACGTTCCTGAAGGAAGAAGAATTTTTCCTAGACTAACGGTAAAAGAAAACTTAGAGATGGGTGCTTTTATCGTGAAGGATAAAAAGGTTATCAAGGAACGTATGGAACAGGTCTTCGACTATTTTCCAAGGTTAAGAGAACGCTTAACCCAAAAAGGGGGGACAATGAGTGGCGGTGAGCAGCAGATGCTCGCCATGGGTCGGGCACTGATGTCAATGCCACGTCTCTTGTTGCTTGATGAACCTTCAATGGGATTAGCCCCTGTAATCGTAGAACAGATTTTCGATATTATTAGTGATCTCAATAAAGAAGGAATGACGATCCTTCTAGTTGAACAAAACGCGTTTCAGGCTCTTCAGATCGCAAATCGAGGGTATGTGCTTCAGACTGGAGAGATCGTGATGGCTGGTCAAGGGAATGAGCTCATTACAAATGAGTCCGTTCGAGAAGCTTATCTGGCTTAA
- a CDS encoding redoxin domain-containing protein — protein sequence MLQKGDVAPDFTLPSTLKKDISLSDYKGKKNVLVAFYPLDFTPGUIKEITSWKEDYKRFEDANTEVLAISVDHIYSHNVFAAALGTLPYPLLADWHKKVTKKFGVLNEENGTAIRSCFVIDKEGIVQLSNHTFDANEPLQYEEVFKACESCGKGE from the coding sequence TTGCTACAAAAAGGTGATGTTGCACCTGATTTTACGTTACCATCCACATTAAAAAAAGATATTTCGTTGTCAGACTATAAAGGGAAGAAAAATGTTCTTGTAGCTTTTTATCCGTTAGATTTCACACCTGGTTGAATTAAGGAAATTACCTCTTGGAAAGAGGATTATAAACGATTTGAAGATGCGAATACAGAAGTGCTCGCGATCAGTGTTGATCACATATACTCACATAATGTTTTTGCAGCAGCTTTAGGAACCCTGCCTTACCCCCTTTTAGCCGATTGGCATAAGAAAGTAACAAAGAAGTTTGGTGTTCTTAATGAAGAAAATGGGACGGCTATTCGTTCATGTTTTGTCATTGATAAAGAAGGTATTGTTCAACTTAGTAATCATACGTTTGATGCGAATGAACCGCTTCAGTATGAGGAAGTATTTAAAGCTTGTGAATCATGCGGAAAAGGAGAGTAA
- a CDS encoding branched-chain amino acid ABC transporter substrate-binding protein: protein MGIKRGLKVLAVSALSLGLLAGCNSSGGSEGSNGGGGSGKVIKIATQTPLSGGSATLGESIKLGAQLALEENKKKFEDLGYKLQLQPYDDQADPKKGVANAQLIGSDKSILGVVGHLNSGVSIPSSEVYEKYKVPMVSPANTATEVTDRGLKTVNRIVARDDFQGPAGADFAINKLGAKKIFVIQDKTAYGTGLADAFKKAAEEAGAEILGYEGITVGEKDFNGVLTQVLSKKPDLVFFGGLYTEGGQLIRQARDKGIKIPFMGGDGMDSSTLVEIAGDSVKDVYYTSVAADASKSTEGKDFSSKYKEKFNKNVESYSAYGYDSMSVLLKGLEAAIEGSDGDLPAREKVAEEIRKIQDFQGVVTKVGFDDIGDNKFAKVYIYKFSEAKYPGLQEGEISK from the coding sequence GTGGGGATTAAGAGAGGGTTAAAAGTATTAGCGGTTTCTGCATTATCACTAGGACTTTTGGCAGGCTGTAATTCTTCTGGCGGTTCAGAAGGCAGCAATGGAGGGGGCGGAAGCGGGAAGGTAATTAAAATCGCAACGCAAACTCCTTTGTCGGGTGGTAGTGCAACTCTTGGTGAATCCATTAAGCTTGGCGCGCAACTGGCGTTGGAAGAAAACAAGAAGAAGTTTGAAGACTTAGGGTACAAGCTTCAGCTTCAGCCGTATGATGATCAAGCAGATCCTAAAAAAGGTGTAGCAAACGCTCAGCTGATTGGTTCAGATAAATCAATCCTTGGGGTTGTGGGCCACTTGAATTCAGGCGTATCCATCCCGTCATCTGAAGTTTATGAAAAATATAAAGTGCCGATGGTTTCTCCTGCAAATACTGCGACAGAGGTAACGGATCGCGGACTTAAAACAGTGAACCGTATCGTAGCACGTGATGATTTCCAGGGTCCTGCAGGTGCAGACTTTGCAATCAATAAATTAGGAGCAAAGAAAATCTTTGTTATCCAAGATAAAACAGCATACGGAACAGGTCTTGCAGATGCGTTTAAGAAGGCAGCTGAAGAGGCTGGAGCAGAAATTCTTGGTTACGAAGGAATTACAGTTGGTGAGAAAGACTTTAACGGTGTACTTACACAAGTGTTATCAAAGAAACCTGATTTAGTATTCTTTGGCGGATTATATACAGAAGGTGGCCAGTTGATCAGACAAGCTCGTGACAAAGGAATTAAGATTCCATTCATGGGCGGAGACGGAATGGACTCGTCTACTCTAGTTGAGATCGCAGGCGATTCTGTAAAAGACGTTTATTATACTTCTGTAGCAGCTGATGCAAGCAAATCAACAGAAGGTAAAGATTTCTCTTCTAAATACAAAGAGAAGTTCAACAAAAATGTAGAGTCTTATTCAGCTTATGGCTATGATTCTATGAGCGTTCTATTAAAAGGACTTGAAGCAGCGATCGAAGGAAGTGATGGAGACCTTCCTGCACGTGAAAAAGTAGCAGAAGAAATCCGTAAGATTCAAGACTTCCAAGGTGTTGTAACAAAAGTAGGTTTTGATGATATCGGTGACAACAAGTTTGCAAAAGTCTACATCTACAAGTTCAGTGAAGCTAAATATCCAGGCTTACAAGAAGGCGAAATCAGTAAGTAA
- a CDS encoding branched-chain amino acid ABC transporter permease, translated as MLAEILQSLPQVLVDGIALGAIYAVIALGYTMVYGILELINFAHGEIFMTGAFIGVAMLILMTGMGWLAAMPAILALILVLVVTSILTGFMGVGIERMAYRPLRNSPKLITLISAIGVSFLLQDLVRFITEYKRGNYILTGPSMFNEQFSIKFSSISSSFSDAFFKTSTLILIIAVVIMMIGLDFFVNKTKWGMAMRAVAQDRETASLMSINVNRVISLTFFIGSALGGATGVLFAVQYGTIDPYIGFILGLKAFTAAVLGGIGNIRGAMAGGLMLGILEMFAAANLQLLTGGIFGAEYKDVFAFAILIVVLIFKPEGLFGKAVTEKV; from the coding sequence ATGTTAGCTGAAATTTTACAAAGTCTGCCTCAAGTACTCGTAGATGGAATTGCTCTTGGTGCGATATACGCCGTTATTGCACTCGGTTATACGATGGTTTATGGAATATTAGAGCTCATTAATTTCGCCCACGGTGAAATTTTTATGACTGGAGCTTTTATCGGAGTTGCGATGCTGATTCTCATGACAGGAATGGGCTGGTTGGCGGCAATGCCTGCTATTCTTGCTCTGATCCTTGTTTTAGTGGTTACGTCGATTCTAACCGGTTTCATGGGTGTTGGAATAGAGCGTATGGCATACAGACCGCTCCGAAATTCACCTAAACTAATCACGCTGATCTCGGCGATCGGTGTATCGTTCTTGCTGCAGGATCTCGTTCGTTTTATTACAGAATACAAAAGAGGAAATTATATCTTAACAGGTCCATCCATGTTTAATGAGCAATTTTCCATTAAATTTTCTAGCATCTCCTCTTCGTTCAGTGATGCTTTCTTTAAAACTTCTACATTGATTTTGATCATTGCAGTAGTGATCATGATGATCGGACTGGATTTCTTCGTTAATAAGACGAAGTGGGGCATGGCGATGAGAGCAGTAGCTCAAGATCGTGAAACAGCTTCACTTATGTCGATCAATGTAAACAGAGTGATCTCGTTGACCTTTTTCATCGGATCAGCTCTAGGTGGAGCAACGGGTGTACTGTTTGCTGTGCAATACGGAACAATCGATCCGTATATCGGATTTATCCTAGGTTTAAAAGCATTTACAGCTGCTGTTCTTGGAGGTATCGGGAATATCCGTGGTGCTATGGCAGGTGGACTCATGTTAGGGATTCTAGAGATGTTTGCAGCTGCCAATCTCCAGCTGTTAACGGGTGGGATCTTCGGCGCAGAGTATAAAGACGTATTTGCGTTCGCCATTCTAATTGTCGTATTAATTTTCAAACCAGAAGGACTGTTTGGCAAAGCAGTTACTGAGAAAGTGTAG
- a CDS encoding low molecular weight protein-tyrosine-phosphatase — protein sequence MIKVLFVCLGNICRSPMAEAIFRDLVKREGLSEIISIDSAGTGNWHAGEPPHEGTRNILKENRISYEGQKARQVKTKDLTDYDYIIGMDAENIGNMHRMAGQTRTGMIARLMDFVPDVEKEDVPDPYFTGNFQEVYELVTIGCERLLIEIKNRESL from the coding sequence ATGATTAAAGTACTCTTTGTATGCTTAGGAAACATATGTCGATCTCCTATGGCGGAGGCGATTTTTCGAGATCTTGTAAAACGAGAAGGATTATCGGAGATCATATCCATTGATTCTGCTGGAACAGGAAACTGGCATGCAGGAGAACCGCCTCATGAGGGAACTAGAAATATTTTGAAAGAAAACCGAATTTCTTATGAAGGTCAGAAAGCGCGTCAGGTTAAGACAAAAGATTTAACAGATTACGATTACATTATCGGAATGGACGCTGAGAATATTGGCAACATGCATAGGATGGCAGGACAAACCAGAACAGGTATGATTGCAAGACTAATGGACTTTGTACCTGATGTTGAAAAAGAGGATGTTCCTGATCCGTACTTTACTGGTAATTTTCAAGAAGTATATGAGCTTGTAACAATCGGCTGTGAGAGACTCTTAATAGAAATAAAAAATAGAGAATCGTTATAA